The segment TCGACTACTCGCGTGAACCGGGTGACTGGATGCCCAACCGTTTCGGCGGCCGCGAAAACCTGGAAGCGGTCGATTTTCTACGCCAGCTCAACGCCGTCATTCACAAGCAGCAGCCGGGGGCGGTCGTCATGGCCGAAGAGAGCACCGACTGGCCCATGGTATCGCGGCCCGGCTATCTGGGCGGACTCGGTTTCTCCATGAAATGGAACATGGGGTGGATGCACGATACGCTGGAGTACCTGAGCAAAGATCCGGTGCATCGCCACTTCCACCACGACATGCTCACCTTCAGCCTGCTCTACGCCTTCAACGAGAATTTCATCCTGCCCTTCTCCCACGACGAAGTGGTGCACGGCAAACGCTCCATGCTCGACAAGATGCCCGGCGATCCCTGGCAACGCTTTGCCAATCTGCGCCTGATCTACACCTACCAGTTCACTCACCCGGGCAAGAAGCTGTTGTTCATGGGCAACGAGTTTGCGCAGGGCAAGGAGTGGGCCTTCGATCAGGAACTGGACTGGTGGTTGCTGGAACGTCCGGAACACCAGGGCATCAAGGCGCTGGTACGTGATCTCAATCATCTCTATCGCGACCATCCCGCCCTGCACGCGCACGACTTCGATGCCTCCGGTTTCGAGTGGATCGACTGTCACGATGCGGCGCAATCCGTCGTCAGCTTTCTCCGCTGCAGCGACCGGGAGCAGATCGTCGTCATCCTCAACTTCACGCCGGTCCCGCGCCACGATTACCGCATCGGTGTCCCGCGCACCGGCCTCTATCGCGAAGCCTTCAACTCCGACTCGACCTACTACGGGGGAAGCAATCTAGGCTGCGGTGGCCAGCTCAATGCCGACGGGAATCCCTGGATGGGGCGTCCGGCCTCGGTGACGTTGACCGTGCCTCCGCTGGCGGGGGTCATCCTGGTGGCCGCGGGTGACTGAAACCGTGCTTGTAATGGAGTGCGCAAACGGTCTCGGTAATGCGGGGCCGGTCTGCTAAGGTTGGGTCAGGGATAACACGCCGCGCGGGATCAGCGGCCGACCAGCGGAACACAGGGACATCCTCCAGTGACGAACATGCCGGCTGATATCAGCGAACACCGACAACGCGAGATACTCGCCAACACCCTCGATTACCTGCCGGTCGGCATCACCATCTACGACAGTGACCTGCGGCTGGTGGTCAGCAATCGCAAACTCGGCGAACTGCTCGATCTGCCCCCTGACCTGAACCGTCCCGGAACGTCGTTGGAGAGCATCGTCCGCTTTGCCGCCCAACGCGGCGACTACGGAGCCGGTGACGTGGAAGTGCTGGTGCGCCAGCGCCTGGATTTGACCCACCGGGCCGAGTACCACCGAATCGAGCGCGAGGTCTCGGGGAGGACCATCGAAATCCATGGCAATCCGCTGCCCGACGGCGGATTCATCACCATCTACTCCGATGTCAGCGAGCTGCGCGCAGCCGAGCGCACCAGCCGCGAGAACGAGCAGCGCTTTCGCCAGCTGCTCGACCTGGCGCCCATCCTGATCTGCGTCCACTCGGGCGGGGTCATTCAATTCATGAATCCGGCCGGTGCGCGCCTGCTGGGTGACGAAGATCCCGAGCACTGGATCGGGCGCGCCGTCCTCGACATGGTGGCACCCCAGGACAAAGAGATCGTCTGGTCGCGCCTGCAACAGCTCGACCACAAGGGCGAGACCCTGCCGATGATGGAGCAGCACTATCAGCGCCGCGACGGCTCCATCGTGGATGTTGCCGTTTCCGCAGCCCTGTTTCGCGTCAACGGACGGATGACCTTCATCACTGTCGCGCGCGACATCACCGAACTCAAACGCATCGAACGCCAGCTGCGCGCCAGCGAGGCGCGATTCCGCGATTTTGCCGCCGCCGCCTCCGACTGGTTCTGGGAGACTGACGAGCAACATCGCCTGACGTTTCTCTCGGAGCGCGGCTACGAGATCATCGGTCGACCGCAGAGTCAGGTATTGGGCAAGACCCGCCATGAGCTCACCGGCGCCGAAGAGCTGCACCAGAATCCCGACAAATGGCGCAGGCATCGCGACACGTTGGAATCCCACCAGCCCTTCCGCGGCTTTGAGTACCCGATTCAATCGGCCGGCGGAAAGCGCGCGATGATCTCCGTCAGCGGCACCCCGCATTTCGCCGAGGATGGCCGGTTTCTGGGGTACCGCGGTGTCGGCACCAACACCACCGCCCTGCACGAGGCCCAGACCCGGCTGCGCGACAGCGAACGTCAGCTGCGCACCATCCTGCAGGCCAGCCCGGTCGGTGTCGGCGTCGCCGATCTCGACAGTGGCAAGATCCGTTTCGCCAACGCCCGCTTCGGGCAACTGACCGGCCTTGGCGCCATGGAGGTCACCCAGCGCACGCTCGGCGAGCTCGTGGCGGAAAACGAAGACCGGGATACGCTGCAGGAGTTTCTGGACAACGACGGCGAGGTCATCGACTACGAGATCGAGCTGGTCCACGCCTCGGGTTCCACCTTCTGGGCTCTGATCACGATACGCACCATGCCGTTTGAGGAGGAGAGCGCGCTCTTCATCTGGATCTACGACATTTCGGAGCAGACCCGCACCCGCGAAAAGCTCGCCATGTTGGCTCATCTGGACGATCTCACCGGCCTGGCCAACCGGCGTGCTTTCCACGACGAACTGCGTCGCCAGCTCGCGCACGCCCGTCGTACCCAGCAGCCCATGGCGGTGCTGTATCTGGATCTCGATGGCTTCAAGTCGATCAACGACAATCTTGGCCACGAGGCCGGCGACCAGGTCTTGCGTGAGGTCGGGAAGCGACTGCGTCTGGCGCTGCGTGAAGGCGACCTCGTGGCGCGCGTCGGGGGCGATGAATTCGCCACGCTGCTGTGCGGCAATCTCCAAAGCAGCACCGCGGAAACCGTGGCGAGCAAGCTCATCGAGGCCGTGTCGGGGAGCTACCAGGTCGGCACGTCCAGCGCCCGCCTCGGGGCCAGTGTCGGTATCGCCCACAACGACATCAGCAACGAGGATGCCGATACCTTCATCAACCGCGCCGATCAGGCCATGTACACCGCCAAACGCAGCGGCAAGGGCCGCTACGCCCTGTGGTCACCGGATCTGCCAGCACCGCCGTGATTTGCAGTCCTGATCGAAACGCTGCGTCACGCTATCGAATGTGATGCTTTTGCGCGCAGCGCCTCGATCGACAACTCCGATGCATGGCTCTGCCCAGCGCTCCAGGCGGCTACACGGTCAGGTAAAGGCCACTATCGAATGCACGTTGCAGCGGATTTGACACTGCCAAACCAGGTCCTGTTAACAGGCCCCTGGGTACGCTCGGCTAGCAACTCACGCACCCGGGACCTCCGGCCGTCATCCCCCTTTGCAGGGGCGCGGCGGCATCCCTGGCATACTCCAGCATCGAACCGTCGTAGAGCTTCAGATTCTCGTATCCAAGCGACCGCAGCGTGAGGTAGGCTTGCGCGGCACGGTGCCCCGTGCGGCAGTACAGGACGACAGGCTGCGCGCTGTCGCTGACGCCAAGTGCGCGCAGGCTCTCCTGCAACGGCCCCGCTTCAAGGCGTTGAAAACGTCCGTCGAAGGCTACCGTCGCGTCCCAGGGCCACCAGCGCGCGCCGGGAATATGACCACCGCGCGGATCGCGCGGGTCACCACTGTACTCCTCACGGGTGCGCACATCCAGGAGCATGGCGTTGCCCTCGGCGGCAACGGTCTTCAGCGCCTCATGGGCGATGTCATTGTCGCGCCCCTGTCCCGCAACCGGCTGGTATGGTTGCGGTGTCGGTCGGACCCACCGGTTTTCCACCTTGCGCCCCTCGAGGATCCACTTCACCAATCCTCCGTCGAGGACCGAAACCGCCGCGTGGCCGATGCGCTCCAGTTCCCAGAACAGCCGTCCGGCGTTGAGGCCCCCTGCATCGTCGTAGATCACAACATGGTGATCGCGCCGGATTCCCAGCTCACCCAACAGGCGGAGCAACTGCGCATCCTCGATCCGCAGGACGACTCCGTCGCGGCGCCGTTGCACGAGGGCATCGTAGTGCAGTTGTACCGCGCCCGGGAGGTGAAAACGCTGGTACTGCATCGGGTCACCCGTCATATCCACTACGACAACGCCGCTGTCACCTGTCCGCGACGCGAGCCATTCGGTATCCACCAGCACGGGAGCGGCCTGCGCGTAGCTGCCGATCAGCGCGCACCAACCCATCAACACCGGTATCCATCGTTTCATCGTCATTCACTCCCAGCCAAACGCGGTCATCGCCAACACGCCGTACTCGATCACCCGATGCAGCACGCGACCGCGTCCGCCCTGCGCCGCACCCATCGGTACGAACAGCGGCAGCAGATGCTCGGGCGTCGGGTGATTGCGCTTCGCCTCCGGTCCTAGCTGTTCGTACGCCACCAGCGACGCGGTATCGCCCGCTTCGACGTGTGCCACCAGCCAGTCGTCGAACACCTGCGCATACCCCTGCGGCGCGGCTTCGCGGCGCTGCCCCCAAAAGGCGCGCAGATCGTGCGTCGCACCGCCGCTGCCGAGAATCATGACGCCTTCGTCACGCAGCGGGGCAAGCAACCCGCCGAGCCGGAAGTGGTGCGCGGCGGGCAGATGCGGCTGCACCGCCATCGACACCACCGGGATCTGCGCGTCGGGAAACATCAGCATCAGCGGCACCCAGACCCCATGGTCGAAGCCGCGCCGGGCATCGACCTGCACCACGCCGTGCAGCGGTTTCAATAAGACCGCGGCGCGTGCCGCAAGTTGCGCGTCGCCGCGCGCCGGGTACTCGAGATCGTAGAGCGGTGCGGGAAAACCACCAAAATCATGAATCGTCTGCGGGTAGGGATTGGCACTCAGACTCACAGGTGACGTTTCCCAATGCGCCGATACACACAGGATCGCCGCGGGAGGCGGCAGCGATGCGCCGAGTTCGCGGAGAAACCGAGCGGTCGCTCCGTGCTCCAGAGCCAAAGTTGGCGCACCGTGGGAGATGAACAGGGCCGGTTGGCGTAAGGTGCTCATGGTCATGAGTCTAGAACCTATCTCAGAATCCCGCGCGACCTGTGCCGGTCGCTCGCGGTTCGAGCGCCAGGCGCGGCGAGCGTGGTTGGGGCCCGGTGAGCCACGAATCCTCATCAATTTTGCGCAGCCGGCTCGTATAATGACCCCACGACTTCAACCCCACCGGCGTTTGCAGGAAATCCAACCAACATGAGCCAGGAACCCACGGATCTGGACACTCCCGAGTTGCAAACCGATATCGTCGCGTTCGACCGGGAGCGGGAAACGCTCTACGCCATTCGTCAACGTGTGTTTGTCGAGGAACAGGGCGTGCCTGAGGCCATCGAGCACGACGCGCTCGATCCCAGCTGCATCCACGTCCTGGCCCGCTGGCAGGGCGCACCTGTCGGCACCGGGCGCCTCACCCCCAACGGGCGTATCGGGCGCATGGCGGTACTGCCCGATCACCGCCGTTTCGGGATCGGCTCGGCGCTACTCGAACGGCTTCTCGACGCGGCGCGCGAGCGCGGCTTCAAAGAGATCGTGCTGGCCGCGCAGGTCTCCGCC is part of the Pseudomonadota bacterium genome and harbors:
- a CDS encoding PAS domain S-box protein codes for the protein MPADISEHRQREILANTLDYLPVGITIYDSDLRLVVSNRKLGELLDLPPDLNRPGTSLESIVRFAAQRGDYGAGDVEVLVRQRLDLTHRAEYHRIEREVSGRTIEIHGNPLPDGGFITIYSDVSELRAAERTSRENEQRFRQLLDLAPILICVHSGGVIQFMNPAGARLLGDEDPEHWIGRAVLDMVAPQDKEIVWSRLQQLDHKGETLPMMEQHYQRRDGSIVDVAVSAALFRVNGRMTFITVARDITELKRIERQLRASEARFRDFAAAASDWFWETDEQHRLTFLSERGYEIIGRPQSQVLGKTRHELTGAEELHQNPDKWRRHRDTLESHQPFRGFEYPIQSAGGKRAMISVSGTPHFAEDGRFLGYRGVGTNTTALHEAQTRLRDSERQLRTILQASPVGVGVADLDSGKIRFANARFGQLTGLGAMEVTQRTLGELVAENEDRDTLQEFLDNDGEVIDYEIELVHASGSTFWALITIRTMPFEEESALFIWIYDISEQTRTREKLAMLAHLDDLTGLANRRAFHDELRRQLAHARRTQQPMAVLYLDLDGFKSINDNLGHEAGDQVLREVGKRLRLALREGDLVARVGGDEFATLLCGNLQSSTAETVASKLIEAVSGSYQVGTSSARLGASVGIAHNDISNEDADTFINRADQAMYTAKRSGKGRYALWSPDLPAPP
- a CDS encoding sulfurtransferase — translated: MTMKRWIPVLMGWCALIGSYAQAAPVLVDTEWLASRTGDSGVVVVDMTGDPMQYQRFHLPGAVQLHYDALVQRRRDGVVLRIEDAQLLRLLGELGIRRDHHVVIYDDAGGLNAGRLFWELERIGHAAVSVLDGGLVKWILEGRKVENRWVRPTPQPYQPVAGQGRDNDIAHEALKTVAAEGNAMLLDVRTREEYSGDPRDPRGGHIPGARWWPWDATVAFDGRFQRLEAGPLQESLRALGVSDSAQPVVLYCRTGHRAAQAYLTLRSLGYENLKLYDGSMLEYARDAAAPLQRGMTAGGPGCVSC
- a CDS encoding dioxygenase, whose protein sequence is MSTLRQPALFISHGAPTLALEHGATARFLRELGASLPPPAAILCVSAHWETSPVSLSANPYPQTIHDFGGFPAPLYDLEYPARGDAQLAARAAVLLKPLHGVVQVDARRGFDHGVWVPLMLMFPDAQIPVVSMAVQPHLPAAHHFRLGGLLAPLRDEGVMILGSGGATHDLRAFWGQRREAAPQGYAQVFDDWLVAHVEAGDTASLVAYEQLGPEAKRNHPTPEHLLPLFVPMGAAQGGRGRVLHRVIEYGVLAMTAFGWE
- a CDS encoding GNAT family N-acetyltransferase, which codes for MSQEPTDLDTPELQTDIVAFDRERETLYAIRQRVFVEEQGVPEAIEHDALDPSCIHVLARWQGAPVGTGRLTPNGRIGRMAVLPDHRRFGIGSALLERLLDAARERGFKEIVLAAQVSAITFYERFGFKAEGVVFEEAGIDHLMMRRTL